In Dasypus novemcinctus isolate mDasNov1 chromosome 10, mDasNov1.1.hap2, whole genome shotgun sequence, one DNA window encodes the following:
- the LOC101419415 gene encoding olfactory receptor 8K5-like, which yields MDQHNLTMLPKFILQGVTSLPELQGPLFGVFLIIYIVTVVGNLGLIILTKVDSHLHTPMYFFIRHLAFVDLGNSTVICPKMLVNFLMDQNTISYYACATQMAFFIMFIVSELFMLSAMAYDRYVAICNPLYYNVTMSQRLCHVIIGIPYLYSTFQSLLFTIKTFTSSFCGSNIISHFYCDKVPLLPMLCSNAQELQILTIVFSAFNLISSLLIVLVSYVLILIAIIQMNTAEGRKKAFSTCASHLTVVVVFYGTLLFMYVQPKLVYSIDSDKMASVFYTLVTPMLNPLIYSLRNKEVKNAFYRVFKNACNICI from the coding sequence ATGGACCAACACAACCTGACTATGCTGCCCAAATTTATTCTACAGGGAGTCACAAGCCTCCCCGAGCTGCAGGGTCCCCTCTTTGGGGTCTTTCTCATCATTTACATTGTCACAGTGGTGGGCAACCTGGGATTGATCATCCTAACCAAGGTAGACTCCCACCTTCAcacacctatgtatttttttatcagACATCTGGCTTTCGTTGATCTTGGCAATTCCACTGTCATTTGTCCCAAGATGCTGGTAAATTTTCTCATGGATCAAAATACCATTTCCTATTATGCCTGTGCCACACAGATGGCTTTCTTCATTATGTTCATTGTTAGTGAACTTTTCATGTTGTCggccatggcctatgaccgctacgtGGCTATATGTAACCCTCTGTACTACAATGTTaccatgtcccagagactttgTCATGTGATTATAGGTATCCCCTACCTGTACAGCACCTTTCAGTCTTTGCTGTTCACCATTAAGACTTTTACCTCGTCTTTCTGTGGCTCTAATATCATCAGCCATTTCTACTGTGATAAAGTTCCCTTATTGCCAATGCTGTGCTCCAATGCACAAGAACTACAAATTTTGACCATAGTATTTTCAGCTTTTAATTTGATTTCCTCCCTTCTGATAGTCCTAGTATCCTATGTGCTGATTCTGATAGCCATAATTCAAATGAATACTGCTGAGGGAAGGAAAAAGGCTTTCTCCACATGTGCTTCTCATCTTACAGTAGTGGTTGTGTTCTATGGGACTCTCCTGTTTATGTATGTACAGCCAAAATTGGTTTACTCCATTGATTCTGACAAAATGGCCTCTGTGTTTTACACTTTAGTTACCCCCATGCTTAACCCCTTGATCTATAGCTTAAGGAACAAAGAGGTAAAAAATGCTTTCTACAGGGTCTTTAAGAATGCATGCAAcatttgtatttga